The following are encoded together in the Buteo buteo chromosome 2, bButBut1.hap1.1, whole genome shotgun sequence genome:
- the PXMP4 gene encoding peroxisomal membrane protein 4 translates to MRAAGGVPPPEACALSAAQAGPGGRSAMAGGGDALRALLRAANALLQQHRYRAALAVLKGFRNGAVYGAKIRGPHALVMTFLFKSGSLREKLKSIAQATYTHSRNLAYFVSTYKGLMALQSRLQGKKIPFHSFFAACIGGWLVFGENNPINSQIIMYLLSRILFGLSRLAVEKGYVPQPKQDPFPLVAALIWGTVLWLFEYHRQTLQPSLQSSMTYLYDDSNVWHDISDFLIYNKRTDSK, encoded by the exons ATGCGTGCGGCGGGCGGGGTCCCGCCTCCGGAAGCGTGCGCGCTGTCGGCGGCCCAGGCCGGTCCCGGCGGGAGGTCCGCCATGGCCGGCGGCGGGGATGCGCTCCGCGCCCTGCTCCGCGCCGCTAAcgccctcctgcagcagcaccgCTACCGCGCCGCGCTCGCCGTCCTCAAGGGCTTCCGCAACGGGGCCGT TTATGGAGCAAAAATTCGTGGCCCACATGCCCTGGTGATGACTTTTCTATTCAAGAGCGGAAG tttaagaGAGAAATTGAAATCGATTGCTCAGGCTACGTACACTCATTCCCGGAACTTGGCGTATTTTGTGTCCACCTACAAGGGGCTGATGGCGTTGCAGTCCCGactacaggggaaaaaaattccatttcattctttctttgcagCCTGCATTGGGGGTTGGCTAGTGTTCGGTGAGAACAATCCCATCAACAGCCAG ATCATTATGTACCTGCTTTCTCGTATCCTGTTCGGCTTGTCGCGGCTGGCAGTGGAAAAGGGCTATGTCCCACAGCCAAAGCAGGATCCCTTTCCGCTTGTCGCTGCTCTGATATGGGGGACAGTTCTCTGGCTCTTTGAATACCACCGGCAAACTCTGCAGCCTTCTCTGCAGTCCTCCATGACCTACCTATATGACGATAGTAATGTATGGCATGACATTTCTGACTTTCTCATTTATAACAAAAGAACAGACAGCAAGTAG